Part of the Gallalistipes aquisgranensis genome, AAAACCCTTATTTTGCAACGGAAACCGACATCGAACCGCAATTATGAGCTATCGCATCCTGCTCGTGGACGACGAGCCCGACATTCTGGAATTCATCAGCTACAATCTCAACAAGGAGGGCTATACGGTCTACACGGCCTCCAACGGCCGCGAAGCGGTACAGAAAGCGCTGGAAGTGATCCCCCACGTGATCCTGCTCGACGTGATGATGCCCGAAATGGACGGCATCGAAACCTGTCAGGAAATCCGCACCCATCCGGAACTCGCCGCCACCATGATCGCGTTCCTCACGGCCCGCAGCGAAGACTACTCCCAGATCGCGGGTTTCGACGCCGGAGCCGACGACTACATCACCAAGCCGATCCGGGTCAAGGTGCTGGTCAGCCGCATCAAAGCCCTGCTCAAAC contains:
- a CDS encoding response regulator transcription factor, translated to MSYRILLVDDEPDILEFISYNLNKEGYTVYTASNGREAVQKALEVIPHVILLDVMMPEMDGIETCQEIRTHPELAATMIAFLTARSEDYSQIAGFDAGADDYITKPIRVKVLVSRIKALLKRVEGTQSAPGRALQMDRERYLVVKEGQQIVLPRKEFNLLALLYSKPQKVFTREEIFSSVWGSDVVVGDRTIDVHIRKLREKIGDDHIVTVKGVGYKYED